A section of the Triticum dicoccoides isolate Atlit2015 ecotype Zavitan chromosome 7A, WEW_v2.0, whole genome shotgun sequence genome encodes:
- the LOC119332985 gene encoding uncharacterized protein LOC119332985: protein MTLSTHLPPHAHSLHSPIFSDPVHLPTAVSARRLRPLLSLPLRASHSAPALANPICAGGGCSAATSKRRGEGRGAESWRRERRRVTGDDVDGGQRRTHRATPLTTEGRSGEEGAWRPLASTSSSSATAAASTLVAVVASVSPSSAQGGPDRPAAGALHDVGVGKLERLADPGASFSGARIPWSPTALASTLAAAAAPTRARSWRNTSRCAACTRMLQATEKMPVGATGRSVRAGRPLLPNDFVHSVQPVTPNFVVRSGRPPDRTFGPYRRPITLIDGLDSFKHVYDKWVLLLLMWRNGSAEMVLDGTWGSPVSWIFSNSPLFLSLSPPPSSRWNGHAPPSMLDLDCRQLAGLHLHCRRRRLGQRLIWVLSHPSTPPTARFTATQSTTQRSSAMDSASSSASAAAPLAPLPSHYSS from the exons ATGACCTTATCCACTCATCTTCCTCCCCACGCTCATTCTCTCCATTCCCCCATCTTCTCTGATCCGGTCCACCTCCCCACCGCCGTCTCCGCGCGCCGGCTCCGCCCTCTCCTATCCTTGCCGCTGCGAGCGTCTCATAGCGCGCCGGCTCTGGCCAATCCTATTTGCGCCGGTGGTGGATGCAGCGCGGCCACCTCGAAGCGGCGTGGTGAGGGTCGTGGAGCGGAGTCCTGGAGGCGCGAGCGGCGGAGGGTGACTGGAGATGATGTGGACGGCG GCCAGCGACGGACTCACCGAGCCACTCCTCTGACGACGGAGGGGAGGTCGGGGGAGGAGGGCGCCTGGAGGCCGTTGGCGTCTACATCGTCGTCATCCGCGACGGCGGCGGCCTCGACGCTTGTGGCCGTGGTCGCCTCAGTTTCGCCGTCCTCCGCGCAAGGAGGTCCAGACCGACCAGCCGCCGGCGCGCTTCATGATGTAGGCGTCGGCAAGCTCGAACGTCTCGCTGACCCTGGCGCCTCCTTCAGCGGCGCCAGAATCCCCTGGAGCCCGACGGCACTGGCCTCCACTCTGGCAGCGGCCGCTGCCCCTACAAGGGCTAGGTCCTGGCGCAACACCAGCAGATGCGCCGCCTGCACGAGGATGTTGCAGGCTACAG agaaaatgcccgtaggggCGACGGGAAGGAGCGTTCGGGCTGGGAGGCCTCTCCTCCCGAACGATTTCGTTCATAGCGTGCAGCCTGTCACACCGAACTTCGTAGTGCGGTCTGGGAGGCCCCCAGACCGAACGTTCGGTCCTTATCGACGTCCAATAACATTGATCGACGGGTTAGACTCGTTTAAGCACGTTTATGACAAGTGGGTCCTTCTTTTGCTGATGTGGCGTAACGGCTCGGCTGAGATGGTGTTAGACGGGACATGGGGCTCACCTGTCAGTTGGATCTTTTCTAATTCACCTCTCTTTCTTTCACTTTCTCCACCCCCTTCCTCGCGGTGGAACGGACACGCGCCGCCATCCATGCTTGATCTCGACTGCCGCCAACTGGCTGGACTGCACCTTCACTGCAGGCGTCGCCGGCTAGGGCAGCGGCTCATCTGGGTCCTCTCCCATCCCTCTACTCCTCCAACCGCTCGGTTCACAGCCACCCAAAGCACAACACAACGATCAAGCGCCATGGATTccgcctcctcgtcggcgagcGCAGCGGCCCCTCTAGCTCCTCTCCCATCCCATTACTCCTCCTAG
- the LOC119330936 gene encoding cationic peroxidase SPC4-like, translating into MAHAPLLAAFVVAVAVAVVVASSLGPGASAAEPPVARGLSFDFYRRTCPRAESIVREFVQDAVRKDIGLAAGLLRLHFHDCFVQGCDASVLLDGSATGPGEQQAPPNLTLRPSAFKAVNDIRDRLERECRGAVVSCADILALAARDSVVVSGGPDYRVPLGRRDSRRFATRQDVLSGLPGPSSNVPSLLALLRPLGLDATDLVTISGGHTIGQAHCSSFEDRLFPRPDPTINPPFLARLKGTCPAKGTDRRTVLDVRTPDVFDNQYYVDLVNREGLFVSDQDLFTNAITRPIVERFARSQREFFDQFGVSMGKMGQMRVHTSDQGEVRRNCSAPNPGPAAADALQWPSLVQTIVDAAEESLG; encoded by the coding sequence ATGGCTCACGCTCCTCTGTTAGCAGCAtttgtggtggcggtggcggtggcggtggtagtGGCCAGCTCGCTTGGGCCTGGGGCTTCTGCGGCCGAGCCTCCGGTGGCGCGCGGCCTGTCGTTCGACTTCTACCGGCGGACCTGCCCGCGGGCGGAGTCCATCGTGCGCGAGTTCGTCCAGGACGCCGTGCGCAAGGACATCGGCCTCGCCGCGGGCCTCCTCCGCCTCCACTTCCACGACTGCTTCGTGCAGGGCTGCGACGCCTCCGTGCTGCTCGACGGCTCGGCCACCGGGCCGGGGGAGCAGCAGGCGCCGCCCAACCTCACGCTCCGCCCCTCCGCCTTCAAGGCCGTCAACGACATCCGTGACCGGCTGGAGCGCGAGTGCCGCGGCGCCGTCGTCTCCTGTGCCGACATCCTCGCGCTCGCCGCCCGCGACTCCGTGGTTGTCTCTGGAGGGCCTGACTACCGCGTGCCTCTCGGCCGCCGTGACAGCCGTCGCTTCGCCACGCGGCAGGACGTGCTGTCCGGCCTGCCGGGGCCATCCTCGAACGTGCCGTCGCTCCTCGCCCTGCTCCGCCCCCTCGGCCTCGACGCCACCGACCTCGTCACGATCTCCGGCGGCCACACCATCGGGCAGGCGCACTGCTCCTCCTTCGAGGATCGCCTCTTCCCTCGTCCCGACCCCACTATCAACCCCCCCTTCCTCGCCAGGCTGAAGGGAACCTGTCCGGCCAAGGGCACCGACCGCCGCACCGTGCTGGACGTGCGCACGCCCGACGTGTTCGACAACCAGTACTATGTCGACCTGGTGAACCGGGAGGGGCTCTTCGTCTCCGACCAGGACCTCTTCACCAACGCCATCACCCGGCCCATCGTCGAGCGCTTTGCGCGGAGCCAGCGGGAATTCTTCGACCAGTTCGGCGTGTCCATGGGCAAGATGGGGCAGATGAGGGTCCACACCAGCGACCAAGGAGAGGTCCGCCGGAACTGCTCCGCCCCCAATCCCGGCCCTGCCGCCGCCGACGCGCTCCAGTGGCCGTCCCTTGTGCAGACCATCGTTGACGCAGCCGAAGAAAGCCTTGGCTAG
- the LOC119332791 gene encoding probable potassium transporter 4 — protein sequence MATVSMDVEAGRDDKKKGFHQDLVLAYKTLGVVFGGLVTSPLYVYPSMNLTNPTEEDYLGIYSIMFWTLTLIGVIKYICIALHADDHGEGGTFAMYSLLCQHANIGILPSKKIYIEEEDLVSTEPAVTRRPSRLRRFIERSIVARRLLLLTAILGMCMLIRDGILTPAISVLSAIDGLRGPFPSVSKPVVEVVSAAILIGLFLLQKYGTSKVSFIFSPIMAAWTFTTPIIGIYSIWRYYPGIFKALSPHYIIMFFMTNQKRGWQLLGGTVLCITGAEAMFADLGHFSKRSIQIAFLTSIYPSLVLTYAGQTAYLINNVDDFSDGFYKFVPRPVYWPMFVIATLAAIVASQSLISATFSVIKQSVALDYFPRVKVVHTSRNKEGEVYSPETNYILMLFCVGAILGLGDGKDIGNAFGVVVIMVMLITTVLLSLVMLIIWDTHVVLVALYFVPFLILEGTYVSAVCTKILKVGWMPFAVSFLLALIMFGWYYGRQRKAEYEIANKVTLERLGELLAGADVHRVSGLCFFYSNMQDWLTPVLPHYIRNMRSLHKVTIFLTLRYLLVAKVDAKDRVAIRRLGPNGVYGCTIQYGYADPLDTEENELADLVVGALRDHITEEEVALLEEAREAGVVHIRGKMRFHVGKDTGFFDRVLLGFYEFLHSTCRSALPALGIPLQQCVEIGMLSKA from the exons ATGGCAACAGTCTCAATGGACGTTGAAGCGGGAAGAGATGACAAG AAGAAGGGGTTCCACCAAGATCTGGTCCTAGCTTACAAGACATTGGGTGTCGTGTTCGGTGGCCTCGTCACTTCACCTCTCTATGTTTATCCATCGATGAATCTGACCAATCCCACCGAGGAAGACTACCTGGGGATATACAGCATCATGTTCTGGACCCTGACTCTGATCGGTGTCATCAAGTACATATGCATAGCTCTGCATGCCGATGATCATGGTGAAG GTGGCACATTTGCCATGTATTCTCTTCTCTGCCAGCATGCCAACATCGGCATCCTCCCGTCCAAAAAGATTTACATCGAAGAAGAGGATCTGGTCTCGACTGAGCCTGCTGTGACCAGAAGGCCAAGCAGGCTGAGGAGATTCATCGAGCGCAGCATTGTCGCCAGGAGGCTGCTGCTCCTCACTGCTATATTGGGCATGTGTATGCTAATCAGAGATGGCATTCTCACACCTGCTATTTCAGTCTTGTCTGCTATAGATGGACTGAGAGGCCCTTTCCCATCCGTCAGTAAAC CTGTGGTGGAGGTTGTGTCTGCAGCGATCCTCATTGGGCTCTTCCTGCTGCAGAAGTACGGCACGTCGAAAGTGAGTTTCATATTCTCGCCAATCATGGCTGCGTGGACTTTTACCACACCGATCATCGGCATCTACAGCATCTGGCGCTATTACCCTGGCATCTTCAAGGCCTTGTCGCCACACTACATCATTATGTTCTTCATGACCAACCAGAAAAGGGGCTGGCAGCTGCTCGGTGGAACCGTTCTCTGCATCACTG GTGCCGAGGCCATGTTTGCGGATCTTGGACACTTTAGCAAGAGGTCTATCCAGATCGCATTTCTCACAAGCATATACCCCTCCCTCGTGCTCACCTATGCTGGGCAGACGGCGTACCTGATCAACAACGTCGATGACTTCAGCGATGGGTTCTACAAGTTTGTGCCGCGTCCCGTGTACTGGCCCATGTTCGTCATTGCGACACTGGCAGCTATCGTGGCAAGTCAATCGCTGATCTCAGCCACCTTCTCCGTCATCAAGCAGTCAGTAGCCCTCGACTACTTCCCCCGTGTCAAGGTGGTGCACACCTCCAGGAACAAGGAAGGGGAGGTATACTCGCCGGAAACCAACTACATACTCATGCTGTTCTGTGTTGGTGCCATCCTCGGTCTCGGCGATGGTAAGGACATCGGAAACGCGTTCGGGGTGGTAGTCATCATGGTCATGCTAATCACCACCGTCCTGCTCTCCCTGGTGATGCTCATCATCTGGGACACGCATGTGGTGCTTGTGGCACTCTACTTCGTGCCATTCCTGATCCTCGAGGGCACCTACGTGAGCGCAGTGTGCACCAAGATCCTCAAAGTTGGGTGGATGCCGTTTGCAGTGTCATTTTTGTTGGCATTAATCATGTTCGGCTGGTACTATGGTAGACAGAGGAAAGCGGAGTACGAGATTGCGAACAAGGTAACACTCGAGCGGCTCGGTGAGCTCCTCGCTGGTGCTGACGTGCACCGCGTCTCCGGGCTCTGCTTCTTCTACAGCAACATGCAGGACTGGCTCACACCGGTGCTCCCGCACTACATCAGGAACATGCGGTCATTGCACAAGGTGACCATCTTCCTCACACTTCGGTACCTCCTGGTGGCCAAGGTCGATGCCAAGGACCGTGTGGCCATCCGGCGGCTTGGGCCCAACGGGGTTTACGGGTGCACGATACAGTATGGCTACGCCGACCCGCTTGACACCGAGGAGAACGAACTCGCTGACCTGGTGGTGGGTGCCCTGCGGGaccacatcaccgaggaggaggtggCTCTGCTTGAGGAGGCGAGGGAGGCTGGGGTGGTGCACATCAGGGGCAAGATGAGGTTCCACGTTGGCAAGGACACGGGATTCTTCGACCGGGTTCTGCTCGGCTTCTACGAGTTCCTGCACAGCACGTGCCGGTCGGCGCTGCCAGCACTTGGGATCCCCCTGCAGCAGTGCGTCGAGATCGGCATGCTCTCCAAGGCCTGA